Proteins from a genomic interval of Neovison vison isolate M4711 chromosome 4, ASM_NN_V1, whole genome shotgun sequence:
- the LOC122905497 gene encoding lymphocyte antigen 6F-like — protein sequence MTGLHLLMLAVLLCWERALSLQCYTCFGMENGGPCQSLQCLMPGVCYSSNMTLTTGDGKQLKYQQKGCAPSCNEVSRVMQQLSEMSPLDVLDPADLQGQPKFESQGLVCCEKDLCNGEPGRLGPGGGLLLSLGPVLLWALL from the exons ATGACAGGCCTCCACCTCCTCATGCTGGCCGTCCTGCTGTGCTGGGAGCGCG CCCTGAGCCTGCAGTGCTACACCTGCTTTGGTATGGAGAACGGCGGTCCCTGCCAGTCCCTCCAGTGTCTGATGCCGGGCGTCTGCTACAGCAGCAACATGACCTTGACCACGGGCGATG GAAAGCAGCTGAAATACCAGCAGAAGGGGTGCGCCCCCTCCTGCAACGAAGTTTCCAGGGTAATGCAGCAGCTCTCCGAGATGAGCCCCCTGGATGTCCTGGACCCTGCAGACCTGCAGGGCCAACCTAAGTTTGAATCGCAGGGTCTGGTGTGCTGTGAAAAGGACCTGTGTAACGGAGAGCCAGGGCGCCTTGGCCCTGGTGGGGGGCTCCTGCTCAGCCTAGGGCCCGTCCTGCTCTGGGCCCTGCTGTGA